The following are encoded in a window of Acipenser ruthenus chromosome 26, fAciRut3.2 maternal haplotype, whole genome shotgun sequence genomic DNA:
- the LOC117430801 gene encoding tumor necrosis factor ligand superfamily member 10-like, producing the protein MANQNNEDYFRFNSNDSKTYMVIPAAKRGDGTSSKLWVAMVVTVVIVLQIASTTGLFVYFNMSISQTKNQGVTEELKCLKLLNKLEDTIAGGQIPEEVRVFMEPCMKVADSIKSYISKVTENAIRRHVLQEARNIPRSFNTSDVQFVSEVTQRPSAHLSLRDASHQPHDESQSNDLHQSCRHPIRNWDTGSFGSHIHNMSLSEGWLKVPRDGRYYLYSQVYFRYPSDSSLDPHNAAPESHSSSSHQLVQCVYKKTSYLKPILLLKGVGTKCWAEDAEYALHSVYQGGLFELRSGDEVFVSVSSMPMVYADETSSYFGAFRLDL; encoded by the exons ATGGCTAACCAGAACAACGAGGATTACTTTAGATTCAACAGCAACGACTCAAAAACGTATATGGTGATCCCGGCGGCCAAGCGAGGGGATGGTACATCTTCAAAGCTATGGGTCGCCATGGTGGTCACTGTAGTAATTGTGCTACAGATTGCGTCTACCACGGGGCTGTTCGTTTATTTCAACATGTCGATTTCACAG ACAAAAAACCAAGGTGTGACTGAGGAGCTTAAATGCCTGAAACTCCTGAACAAGCTAGAAGATACAATCGCTGGAGGACAGATCCCAGAGGAAGTGAGGGTGTTCATGGAGCCCTGCATGAAAGTGGCAGACAGCATCAAGTCCTACATATCCAAG GTTACTGAAAATGCCATCAGGAGACATGTACTTCAAG AAGCAAGAAATATTCCAAGGAGTTTCAACACATCGGATGTTCAGTTTGTGAGCGAAGTCACCCAAAGACCTTCCGCACACCTTTCTCTGAGGGATGCCAGCCATCAACCACACG ATGAATCCCAGAGCAACGACTTGCACCAGTCTTGCCGTCACCCCATCAGAAACTGGGACACCGGCAGCTTCGGGTCGCACATCCACAACATGAGCCTGAGCGAGGGGTGGCTGAAAGTGCCCCGGGACGGCCGCTACTACCTGTACTCTCAGGTCTACTTCCGCTACCCCTCGGACTCCTCCCTGGACCCCCACAACGCAGCCCCGGAGAGCCACAGTAGCAGCAGCCACCAGCTCGTCCAGTGTGTCTACAAGAAGACGTCCTACCTGAAGCCCATTCTGCTGCTGAAAGGTGTGGGCACCAAGTGCTGGGCGGAAGACGCAGAGTACGCCCTTCACTCTGTCTACCAGGGAGGGCTGTTTGAGCTGAGATCAGGCGACGAGGTCTTTGTGTCGGTGTCGTCCATGCCCATGGTCTACGCCGACGAAACCTCCAGCTATTTCGGGGCCTTCCGACTTGATCTGTGA
- the LOC117430163 gene encoding uncharacterized protein LOC117430163 — protein MSLESEWLSSRLKLCLLTSSSDEDQRAPGDRQNSGAVYLTTQPGVTPTYNRTSVLNALNAYTQGLSQALGMASEEQGVETDNIPQQSAEPGHSLISSYADYMTSDIMSVIKRQLEPTASRNAAFDLSQPLPDCQSASIGGTGVMHKEGDLHVSPMELDAGTTPSTDDNGFLGLATKLSSIIIQEAHEEINKGLTVSQGSSSQCTISTLSEGRKISGIQSVAEEFASKLIQELDSICMEELRDTIMTLTSRGLLEMDGSTMNHESFTSGRFSEEAGYINSVRSPDTPMPCCTKNCCGRDQHYQFPSPVVCDPSLSEVENQYRFFNSFLREYGTGGSITTRQHQEPSCFSAPAKSVFSSKSSLDYPDAPPPTPLVPEKGKSRSSFSRKLKGGLAKEFLPSPPPPTPKEDSTSSPRKEQDTGDKAEFMAKLMRSLSLEYSEREREAEQSIGQAKEDGRSRRHSSENQGFQQISVYANQLALSIMGWSANEKLLKDPNVETGDSCVDSTSTKGNLENIQEQSQMQSVAPIRMTHSPLSPVSVYAERISQEIRGEVLAIQREMLLETKVPRKVKAAATTTNGIQPHCEANLSHMAERLAEELIQASFQMLVMPTKAGRCRVSGQAEAGEQLSRTVPHPDRHVMFSQQSVVVDGGDKEMPDSSVENVSTNPPASGKCCVPYTWETNINFGAFQNADLTQFAGLLIKDVLQEAVKQLKETPFDNVKDQCPFRPTMVEEITEKLSRKILACTIPSVVEQEHHQLHRNLYEREGTSAVTISQHTGRTVNGGCTQSQQPEVIDFEMMNWHGSYAEDLAKAVLKASLDEAGKYCSDFFNSPILKPATGTKKPTTFRFTHVNSGEESGFPNGRALKANQHTDPEGAFSASGKPGLRPVVAQLDAHCDITTQQLQGVLQWAVASQLNIPVFQCRTPAEDLRTQFSGLARRAVEGGWTVGDLVTALLRYCDLTEQAAARGHSTQSSLLDWL, from the exons ATGTCTCTTGAAAGTGAGTGGCTGAGCAGTAGACTGAAGCTGTGTCTTCTAACCAGCTCCTCAGATGAAGATCAGAGGGCTCCAGGAGATCGACAG AATTCAGGAGCTGTGTATCTTACCACACAGCCAGGTGTGACTCCCACCTACAACAGAACATCTGTTCTCAACGCACTCAATGCATATACCCAAGGATTGAGCCAGGCCCTAGGCATGGCTTCTGAGGAGCAGGGAGTGGAGACTGATAACATTCCCCAGCAGTCCGCAGAACCTGGGCACAGTTTGATTTCCAGCTATGCAGACTACATGACGAGTGATATTATGAGTGTCATTAAAAGGCAATTGGAACCAACTGCGAGCAGGAATGCTGCATTCGACTTGAGCCAACCCCTACCTGACTGCCAGTCTGCATCCATTGGTGGAACAGGTGTCATGCACAAAGAAGGTGATTTGCATGTGTCTCCAATGGAATTAGATGCAGGCACTACTCCCAGCACTGATGATAATGGCTTCCTGGGTTTGGCTACTAAACTTTCCTCTATTATTATTCAGGAAGCACATGAAGAGATTAATAAGGGGCTAACTGTGAGCCAAGGCTCTTCCTCCCAGTGCACCATTAGCACCTTATCAGAAGGGAGGAAGATTAGCGGCATTCAATCTGTTGCAGAGGAATTTGCATCAAAACTGATACAGGAACTGGACTCTATATGCATGGAGGAATTAAGAGACACAATAATGACATTGACCTCGAGGGGTCTTTTGGAAATGGATGGAAGTACAATGAATCATGAATCATTTACCAGTGGGAGGTTCTCTGAAGAAGCTGGATATATAAACTCAGTCAGATCACCAGACACACCAATGCCTTGCTGCACCAAGAACTGTTGCGGGAGAGATCAGCATTATCAGTTTCCCAGCCCAGTGGTCTGCGATCCCTCTTTAAGTGAGGTGGAAAATCAGTACAGgtttttcaattcatttttaagAGAGTACGGGACAGGGGGCTCCATCACAACAAGACAACACCAAGAGCCATCCTGTTTTTCAGCTCCAGCAAAATCTGTATTCTCCAGCAAGAGTTCGCTGGACTATCCTGATGCTCCTCCGCCCACCCCCCTCGTGCCAGAGAAAGGTAAGAGCCGGAGCAGCTTCTCCAGGAAACTGAAAGGTGGCCTCGCCAAGGAGTTCCTCCCATCTCCCCCTCCGCCAACCCCCAAGGAAGACTCTACTAGTTCTCCTAGGAAAGAGCAAGACACTGGGGATAAGGCAGAGTTCATGGCCAAACTCATGAGATCACTGTCTCTGGAGTATTCAGAAAGAGAAAGGGAAGCAGAGCAAAGTATTGGCCAGGCCAAGGAGGATGGAAGGTCTCGGAGGCATTCAAGTGAGAATCAAGGATTTCAACAGATTTCAGTCTATGCTAACCAGTTAGCTTTATCTATAATGGGCTGGAGCGCAAATGAAAAACTTTTAAAAGACCCGAATGTGGAGACTGGGGACAGCTGTGTGGACAGCACTTCAACAAAAGGTAATCTAGAAAACATCCAGGAGCAGTCTCAGATGCAGAGTGTGGCTCCCATAAGAATGACTCACAGCCCACTCAGCCCTGTGTCTGTCTACGCAGAGAGGATAAGTCAAGAAATAAGAGGGGAGGTTTTGGCAATTCAAAGAGAAATGTTGCTGGAAACCAAAGTCCCCCGAAAAGTCaaggcagcagcaacaacaactaATGGGATCCAGCCACATTGTGAAGCGAATCTCAGCCACATGGCAGAAAGGCTTGCTGAAGAACTCATTCAGGCCTCGTTTCAGATGCTTGTGATGCCCACAAAGGCTGGTCGGTGTCGGGTATCAGGACAGGCAGAGGCAGGGGAACAGCTGTCCAGAACTGTCCCTCATCCAGACCGACATGTGATGTTCAGCCAACAGTCGGTTGTTGTTGACGGGGGAGATAAAGAAATGCCAGACTCATCAGTGGAGAATGTATCAACTAACCCACCTGCATCAGGCAAATGCTGTGTGCCATACACTTGGGAGACCAATATTAACTTTGGTGCTTTCCAAAATGCAGACCTGACCCAATTTGCAGGGTTATTGATTAAAGATGTCCTGCAGGAAGCTGTCAAACAACTCAAGGAAACCCCTTTTGACAATGTAAAAGATCAGTGCCCATTCAGACCAACCATGGTAGAGGAAATAACAGAGAAGCTGAGTAGGAAGATCTTGGCCTGTACCATTCCTTCAGTGGTGGAACAAGAACACCACCAACTCCATAGGAACCTCTATGAAAGAGAGGGCACATCTGCAGTTACCATTTCTCAGCACACTGGAAGGACAGTCAATGGAGGTTGTACACAGTCACAACAGCCAGAAGTGATTGACTTCGAAATGATGAATTGGCATGGGTCATATGCCGAGGATTTAGCTAAAGCTGTGCTGAAAGCTTCATTGGATGAAGCTGGCAAATACTGTAGTGATTTTTTTAATAGCCCTATTTTAAAGCCTGCCACTGgcacaaaaaaacccacaaccTTCAGGTTCACACATGTGAACTCAGGAGAAGAAAGTGGATTCCCAAATGGAAGGGCCTTAAAGGCAAACCAGCACACTGACCCTGAAGGAGCCTTCTCTGCATCCGGGAAGCCAGGCCTCAGGCCAGTGGTGGCACAGCTGGATGCTCACTGTGACATTACCACACAGCAGCTGCAGGGAGTGCTCCAATGGGCAGTAGCCTCTCAGTTAAACATACCTGTGTTCCAgtgtaggaccccagcagaggaTCTAAGAACACAG TTTTCTGGCCTGGCGAGGAGGGCGGTGGAGGGGGGCTGGACGGTGGGGGATCTGGTGACGGCTCTGCTTCGCTACTGTGACCTGACAGAGCAGGCCGCAGCCAGGGGGCACAGTACACAGAGCTCTCTCCTGGACTGGCTGTGA